The Pyramidobacter porci genome contains the following window.
TCTGCATCACCCGCGAGACCAAGGGCATCGGCCGCGGACAGGCCACGTCCGTCATCGAAGTCTGCCAGGCCCGCGACGAATATTACCGCAAAACCGGAGTGTATATCCCCGTCTGCTCCGACGGCGGCATCGTCTACGACCACCACATCACGCTCGCCCTCGCCATGGGCGCCGATTTCGTCATGCTGGGACGTTACTTCGCCCGCTTCGACGAAAGCCCTTCGGAAAAACTGCTCGTCGGCGGCACGTTCGTCAAGGAATATTGGGGCGAAGGCTCCAACCGCGCCCGCAACTGGCAGCGCTACGACTTCGGCGGCGCCGGCAAGCTCTCCTTCGAGGAAGGCGTCGACAGCTACGTCCCCTACGCCGGCCCGCTCAAGGAGAACGTGGAGCGCACCTGCCTGAAAATCAAGTCCACGATGTGCAACTGCGGCGCCGTCACCATCGCCGAGCTCCAGAAAAAAGCCAAGCTCACCCTCGTCAGCGCCACCAGCATCGTCGAAGGCGGCGCGCACGACGTCATCCGCAAGGAAAAGACCGCCACGGAAAAGTAATCCCGACAAAGACATCCGCATCATAACGCTCAGGCGGCCCCGGCCACGCGTCGGAGCCACCTGCTTTATATGGTATATTATAGGAACAAAATACGCTACGTTATCAAAATCCTTGTTCCTTACGCCCCCAAGCAAAGAGGTCATGGATAGTTTGACAAAGAGATCCAAACGCATATCGAACGATAAAATACCTGACAGTATGAACGTCTTCATCAGAAAAATCTCCTATGCGTTTTCCCTTTCCTTAAAAAGGAAAAGGTCCCTTTTATGATTTGACTATCCGCCAGATAGAACGTTAAATTTTATTAGGAAACAGATATTTTGTCATAACAGAAACAAAACAACTACACTGGAGGTATTTTAGATGGCTGAAAAGACAAATGCCAATATAGGCTTTGAAAAACAGATATGGGACGCGGCCTGTGTCTTATGGGGACACATTCCAGCCGCAGAATACAGAAAGGTCATCATCGGATTGATTTTCCTTCGTTATATATCCAGCGCTTTCGAGAGAAGATATAACGAGCTTAAAAGAGAAGGCGATGGTTTTGAGGACGATCGCGATGCTTATACAATGTATAATATATTCTATGTTCCCCGAGAGGCTCGATGGAGCACAGTGGCAGCTAAAGCCCATACTCCAGAAATCGGTAAAGTCATTGATGACGCCATGCGAGCGATTGAGGCTGAAAATAAAAACCTCAAGAACGTGCTTCCTAAAAACTATGCAAGTCCGGATCTTGACAAGAAAATCCTAGGCGATGTTGTAGACATTTTTACCAACAGTATCGACATGTCAGATACAGAAAAGAGCAAGGATCTTCTAGGACGAACCTATGAATACTGCATTGCACAGTTCGCAGAAAAAGAAGGCGTCGGCGGCGGGGAATTCTATACGCCATCAAGCGTGGTGAGGACACTGGTTTCAATTCTCAAGCCGTATGAGAATTGTCGTATATATGATTGTTGCTGCGGCAGCGGCGGCATGTTCGTTCAGTCTGAAAAATTCATTGAAACACACAGTCATAAGAGAGGAGCAGTCTCAGTATATGGGCAGGAAGCCAATCCGGATACCTGGAAAATGGCAAAAATGAACATGGCTATCCGAGGCATCGACGCTGACTTCGGAGCCTATAACGCCGATACATTTACAAACGACCTTCATCCTACATTAAAAGCAGATTTCATCCTTGCCAATCCCCCGTTCAATTATCATCCGTGGGGACAGGAAACGCTTCAGAATGATAAGAGGTGGAAATACGGTCTTCCTCCTGCGGGAAACGCCAACTATGCATGGATTCAGCACATGATCCATCATTTGGCACCGAATGGAAAAATCGGCCTTGTTCTTGCTAACGGAGCACTTTCCACACAGTCAAGCGGCGAAGGCGAAATCAGAAAGAAAATTATAGAGGACGACCTGATTGAAGGCATTGTCGCTATGCCTACACAACTTTTCTACAGTGTGACGATCCCGGTGACACTATGGTTCATTACAAGGGGGAAGAAACAGAAAGGCAAGACGCTCTTCATCGATGCCCGCAAGATGGGACACATGGTCGATCGCAAGCACAGAGACTTCTCCGATGAGGATATTCAGAAGCTGGCGGATACCTTCGAGGCGTTCCAGAACGGAACACTTAAGGACATGAAAGGCTTCTGTTCGATTGCCACTCTGCAGGATATCGCAAAACAGGATTATATCTTGACGCCAGGACGCTATGTGGGCATTGAAGAGCCGGAGGATGACGGCGAGCCGTTTGAAGAGAAAATGGCGCGGCTCACATCGGAACTATCAGATATGTTTGCCAAGTCTCACGAACTGGAGAACGAGATCAGGAGAAAGTTAGGGGCGATCGGATATGAAATATAATCTTTCGAATATATGCGGGTACGCCAAGGGCAAAGTTGATGTCTCAGCTCTAGATGCTGAGACATACATATCCACAGAAAACATGATACCCAATAAAGGAGGCATTACCAATGCCTCATCGCTTCCAACCGCAGCACAGACACAAGCTTTTCTTGCGGGGGATGTGTTGGTCTCAAATATTAGACCATATTTCAAAAAGATATGGTTTGCAGAATTTGACGGCGGATGTTCAAACGACGTTCTTGTATTCAGAGCAAAGAATGGCATAAACAAAAGATTTCTCTATTATGTTCTTGCGGATAACACATTTTTCGATTATTCCATGGCAACATCCAAAGGCACAAAGATGCCCCGCGGAGATAAGACTGCCATTATGAAATATGAGGTTCCGAAATTTACATACAAAGAACAGAAAAAAATCGCAGGCATTTTAGAGATATTTGATAAAAAAATATATCTTAATACTGAAATAAACGAGAATTTAGCGGTTTAAAAGTCGATATCAGAGACATCCAGTTCGCCGGACATAAGCTTAGGCAATAAAGTGTTCCGGAGTTCGGCAAGTTTGACGCTTTCGCTTCGGCGGTTCCTAATTTCAGTGAATATCGGCTGGATAAGATCATTGAACATTGAAAGTTCTTCTTTAGATGGAATTGCAATGGGCACCTTATTTAGGTTGGTTTGACTTATCTTAGACTGCACAGCGCCAGTGACAATTGCTTTAACACTCGTGAGGCTGAAGAGCAAGTACAGAAGTTCAACGTTATAACCGTTCTTACCTGTGATAATGTGAGCATGATTATTTACCCAGAACTTGCCATCAACATACTGGAGAATGGGATATCCCTGACCATCAACAACGGTACCATCCTCTCCGAGTAGGAGATAGATGCCGTCAAAAAGATAGCGGTCAACGTAATCCATTACTGATGTCGCACCGTAGTATGGATAAATTTTATCCAAATCGGCGCGTTCGCGGCTTGAGAGAGGTATCCGTTTGGAATCATGTAATTCGATGATTTCCGATACTGTACCGTTGTGCCAGTTATCAGGCATTGAATTACCAAACGGATCAAAATCTATGAAACGTGACTTGTACATTGCCTGAGCTTGATCAAATAAATTCTCGTTTAAATGTGATCAACTCTCACCAACGGCGAGAGTCAAACCAACGGAACTGCCGTTGATGTCGTTCTCT
Protein-coding sequences here:
- a CDS encoding type I restriction-modification system subunit M, with the protein product MAEKTNANIGFEKQIWDAACVLWGHIPAAEYRKVIIGLIFLRYISSAFERRYNELKREGDGFEDDRDAYTMYNIFYVPREARWSTVAAKAHTPEIGKVIDDAMRAIEAENKNLKNVLPKNYASPDLDKKILGDVVDIFTNSIDMSDTEKSKDLLGRTYEYCIAQFAEKEGVGGGEFYTPSSVVRTLVSILKPYENCRIYDCCCGSGGMFVQSEKFIETHSHKRGAVSVYGQEANPDTWKMAKMNMAIRGIDADFGAYNADTFTNDLHPTLKADFILANPPFNYHPWGQETLQNDKRWKYGLPPAGNANYAWIQHMIHHLAPNGKIGLVLANGALSTQSSGEGEIRKKIIEDDLIEGIVAMPTQLFYSVTIPVTLWFITRGKKQKGKTLFIDARKMGHMVDRKHRDFSDEDIQKLADTFEAFQNGTLKDMKGFCSIATLQDIAKQDYILTPGRYVGIEEPEDDGEPFEEKMARLTSELSDMFAKSHELENEIRRKLGAIGYEI
- a CDS encoding restriction endonuclease subunit S, which codes for MKYNLSNICGYAKGKVDVSALDAETYISTENMIPNKGGITNASSLPTAAQTQAFLAGDVLVSNIRPYFKKIWFAEFDGGCSNDVLVFRAKNGINKRFLYYVLADNTFFDYSMATSKGTKMPRGDKTAIMKYEVPKFTYKEQKKIAGILEIFDKKIYLNTEINENLAV
- a CDS encoding restriction endonuclease subunit S encodes the protein MYKSRFIDFDPFGNSMPDNWHNGTVSEIIELHDSKRIPLSSRERADLDKIYPYYGATSVMDYVDRYLFDGIYLLLGEDGTVVDGQGYPILQYVDGKFWVNNHAHIITGKNGYNVELLYLLFSLTSVKAIVTGAVQSKISQTNLNKVPIAIPSKEELSMFNDLIQPIFTEIRNRRSESVKLAELRNTLLPKLMSGELDVSDIDF